The nucleotide sequence TTCAGGCGCAATCcgcagggaggctgaggaggtgctCCCTGGCCGGGCTAGCGCTTTCCCAGTTCACAGCCTGGTCTTCCGCCCCGGGAGGGCAATGGCTCCGAAAAGTGCACGAGGAGAAGGCAGAGGGTCGCCTTCGTGGCTTTAAGGCAGAGTGAGGCGCCCTGAAATCCCGGACCTGATTGGGAGTAGAGCAGATCGGCAGCGTCTTTGGAGCAAGGCAAGGGGAGTAAGCGCTGAGAGACCAAACATTGGATTGAATCACATTGGAGGAGGGGTGGTAAGAGACTGAGAGGCAGACAGACTTGAGTGAGGGTAGGGCGACCCAAGACGGTGGGCGGCTCCGGCCGGGTAGTGCTACCATTCTAGTATTCTTTGAATGAGATTATGGGGTGGTGGCAGGGAGGAGGCCTAAAACGAGCGCACTTTACAATGCCCACTTCGCGCGGGCAGCAGCAAGGGTTGCGTGCGTTGGCGCGGCTCGGAGGGCCGGGGAATGAACCCAGCCTGCCGCCCCCGTGGAGGCCTGGGCCGACCAGGGGTCAGCCAGGGAGAAGCAGAAGGAACAAGTGCTTTTGAGGGCCGCCGCCGTCGGCCACCCTCTACGGCTCCcggctccctccctctcccttacCCTTAGCACCCACAGCCCAGCGACAGGCAGGTCCTTTCACAGAAAATCTGAGAAAGCCAGagtgcctgggctcaagcaggcgGAAGAGGTGGCTCCCAGCAGCCCGGGTCGCTCCTCCAGCGACGCGGCGGGACTCAGGctgccagcctgggagactggggagtaGAGGGACCCCCAGTCCCCGGGGGAACCGCCTGGGCTGCCCAGCTCCCCGCAGTGCGGCGCCGGCGACTCCAGCGCGTACAAGCTGTGGTCCGCTATGCGCAGCGTTTGAGTCAGCGCCCAGATGTAGTTGTGGGCGAAGCGCAGCGTCTCGATCTTGGTGAGCTTCGCGTCGTCTGGGAAGGTGGGCAGGACACCGCGCAGGGCGTCCAGTGCCGAGTTGAGGTTGTGCATTCGATTGCGCTCGCGGTCGTTGGCCTTCTTTCGCCGACTCCGTCGCTGCTTGCTCAGTGCCAACTCGCTCTTAGGCCGGCTGCGCCCCCCGCGCCGTGCCCGGAGCTTCCTCGGGGCCCCTCGGCAGCCACCCTCTTCCGCCTCCGCGCAGTTCCCCCGTGTGCGAGTGGGGCTGGGCGGGGCGGACGTGGGGCAGGTCACTTCGTCTTCCGAGGCTCTGGGGAAGGACCGCTCCGTCTCACGGGTCACTTGGACAGTGGGCGCACCCGAGGGTTGAGGCGTCATCCTACGGCGGGGTCAGAGGGAAGGGTAAGTTTGAGTCCGTCACTGGGCGCAGTCCGCGATTCCGAGGCTAggtgggaaaaaacaaaaacagccatcCTCCCAGCCCCCGCTGGGTCAGAGGATCCCTCTTTCCCCTGCCCGTCCCTCGGAGGCCTCCAAATATTACCTTTCTACCGGCGCAAAAGAATAGAGAGCGATGAGCAGCGAGGGCCGTGGGGAGCTCAGTGGGCTTCTGGTCGCCAAGTTCAGCTGAGCTGCAGGCGCCCCCGCCTGGGAGTTGCCCCAGCcccaaaggagaaaagaagagagaatggggTCCGGGGCCTCTGTCACGCTCTCTCTCGAGGCGCGGCGGTGAGACCGCGGGGATTTCCTGAGCAGCAAGTCGTGTGCCCCTTGGCACGCTTTATCTGCTTCGCCCGGGCCAGGAGCGTGCCTGCCCGGCTGCTGCCCGCGCCACCGGCCAATCAGCGCCGGGGCCCTGGGGCCGCGCCACGCGAGCCCGCTCCTCCCCCGCAGGGCACAGCTGGATTCCGGACAAAGGGccggggtcgggggaggggagcGCCGCTCTGTTTGCTCTCTCGAGGGCGGGCTGGGTCCCAGCAACTCTCGGTTCCTCAAAGAGCCTCGCCCAGTGAGAAGAGCCTCGTGTGGCTCTCGTCAGACCACCTCAGACGGCTTTGCTCCTAGCCTATCTTTCCTTAGCATCTGTCCTGGAGGGGACTTTGATGCCTTTAGGGTACAATGCCCGCACGTTACACATGGGGAAATTTAGGCTCAGTGAGGGAGGTGGCTTGTCTGAAATCGCACAGGAAGATAGTGGCAAAGACAACCACGAGCTCATTGTCCTGACTAGCAGCCTGGAGAAGGGTCCAGGAATTCTAAAGGACGCCCTGCTCTCCTGGTGTTTCACTGCCTCTCTTCATCCTGGAAGACAGGGGACATCACTGAGAGAGATCCTGCCTATGTCCCTTCCATTCGCAGACCTTTTGGGGGTGTCCGAGCCTCTGCCACACCCTGAGATGCTACCTCACACTCCCCAGAGGCGCTTAGAACCCCACCCCCATAGATCCCACTCCAGAGGCAGGGGTTGGCTGTGCGGGGACCCCTCAAGCGGACATTCCATTACTACAAGCCTACTACAGCTTGTAGATAGTATCCCAGCGTTCTGGCCAGGAACCGTGACAGGAAGAGTTCTGGGaagtgtgaggaggggaggaaggaaacaGGAGTTCACAGTGAGTTCttgcgtcttttttttttaaacgaacAAACGAAACCAAAAAAcggtctccttctgtcgcccaggctggactgcagtggtgcaatcacagctcactgcagccttgatctcctgggctcaagctatcctcccacttcacccttcccagtagctgagactacaggcatgcgccactgtgcccggctaatttatttttatttttattttgtatgggGCGAGGGgcggtcttgctttattgcccaggatggtctcgaacttctgggctcaagcgttcctttcacttcagtctcccaaggcGCTGGGAAGCAGAGCTGCTGTGCCCCTCCCCCTCGTGTCTTTTGAACTACCACAGCGTGCAGGCACTGGGAGA is from Pan paniscus chromosome 8, NHGRI_mPanPan1-v2.0_pri, whole genome shotgun sequence and encodes:
- the NEUROG3 gene encoding neurogenin-3, encoding MTPQPSGAPTVQVTRETERSFPRASEDEVTCPTSAPPSPTRTRGNCAEAEEGGCRGAPRKLRARRGGRSRPKSELALSKQRRSRRKKANDRERNRMHNLNSALDALRGVLPTFPDDAKLTKIETLRFAHNYIWALTQTLRIADHSLYALESPAPHCGELGSPGGSPGDWGSLYSPVSQAGSLSPAASLEERPGLLGATSSACLSPGTLAFSDFL